One genomic window of Deltaproteobacteria bacterium includes the following:
- a CDS encoding c-type cytochrome: MRRADPLSVLWIPVFVAILACAPASSARDDAPPEIAEAKNPVVLDAAKQKYFAKQFKANCARCHGASGDGGGDDAAAQPVPPANFRDRARMATRSDGQLYWQILKGGAPRSEMPAFGPGSDKSWGDEKIWGMVAFLRTLTEKK; the protein is encoded by the coding sequence ATGCGCCGCGCCGATCCCCTCTCCGTGCTGTGGATCCCCGTATTCGTGGCGATCCTCGCCTGCGCCCCGGCGTCGTCCGCCCGCGACGACGCCCCGCCCGAGATCGCCGAAGCGAAGAACCCGGTCGTGCTCGACGCTGCGAAGCAGAAGTACTTCGCCAAGCAATTCAAGGCGAACTGCGCCCGCTGCCACGGAGCGAGCGGCGACGGCGGCGGCGACGACGCGGCCGCGCAGCCGGTTCCCCCGGCCAACTTCAGGGATCGAGCGCGGATGGCGACGCGCAGCGACGGGCAGCTCTACTGGCAGATCCTGAAGGGCGGCGCGCCGCGAAGCGAGATGCCGGCTTTCGGCCCCGGCTCCGACAAGTCGTGGGGCGACGAGAAGATCTGGGGGATGGTCGCGTTCCTTCGCACGCTCACCGAAAAGAAGTAG